From Apium graveolens cultivar Ventura chromosome 9, ASM990537v1, whole genome shotgun sequence, the proteins below share one genomic window:
- the LOC141684608 gene encoding zinc finger protein 4-like — MMQPPTKTFESEDESEVSSQVASNVSIQDKSPGSNHSTTTSSSLTNPIQLQTDPKFNTLELTLGFTSSNLEEATKDTLMHDHITEENAPHMPPGTMPRVFSCNYCRRKFYSSQALGGHQNAHKRERTIAKRAMRMGMISDRYASLASLPLHGSAFRSLGIEAHASMHHGAGPQVRPPFHVARGGAKFDQGFCGLPMFVEEDEAEMFWPGSFRQVEQRSIANVSSGFELGQSSNFVAVAPQRPPSQPESSQPDLTLKL, encoded by the coding sequence ATGATGCAGCCACCAACTAAGACATTCGAATCTGAAGATGAATCTGAAGTCAGCAGCCAAGTAGCTTCAAATGTATCCATCCAAGATAAATCCCCTGGATCCAATCACAGCACCACAACTTCGTCCAGCCTCACAAATCCCATTCAGCTCCAAACTGATCCAAAATTCAATACTCTTGAACTAACTCTTGGCTTCACCTCTTCTAATTTGGAGGAAGCAACAAAGGATACACTTATGCATGATCATATCACCGAGGAGAATGCTCCTCATATGCCACCAGGAACAATGCCTAGAGTTTTTTCTTGCAATTATTGTAGGCGGAAATTTTACAGTTCACAGGCTCTAGGAGGACATCAAAATGCACACAAAAGAGAAAGGACAATAGCAAAGAGGGCAATGCGGATGGGAATGATATCAGATAGGTATGCAAGCTTGGCGTCTCTTCCACTACATGGTTCTGCATTTAGGTCTTTAGGAATTGAAGCTCATGCCTCCATGCATCACGGAGCTGGACCACAGGTTAGGCCTCCTTTTCATGTGGCCAGGGGTGGAGCAAAATTTGACCAAGGATTCTGCGGATTGCCAATGTTTGTGGAGGAAGATGAAGCTGAAATGTTTTGGCCTGGTAGCTTTCGACAAGTTGAACAGAGAAGCATCGCTAATGTGTCGTCTGGTTTTGAGTTGGGACAGTCTTCCAACTTTGTGGCCGTGGCTCCACAGCGCCCTCCTTCTCAACCAGAATCCTCTCAACCTGATCTTACTTTAAAACTTTAA